The following nucleotide sequence is from Vidua chalybeata isolate OUT-0048 chromosome 18, bVidCha1 merged haplotype, whole genome shotgun sequence.
TCTTGAGATATTTCGGTGCATAGTCTTGATCAATGGGgttgaaaaataataatgttattTTGTAACACtgagcttttaattttaaaggtgGCATGGGAGAAGTGGTTTTATGGCTAGGAAGAAAAGCTATTAGCTGCAGATAAAAATATGTAGATCAGCATGATATAAGGCATTTTAAACAGCAAGCAGATATGGGGAACCTTGTTCTCCTGTCCAgtctgagagctgctgccaagTAGTGTTCAAGAAGTGTGCTTTGGGACATCCAAAATAAACAAGACTTAGGTTCTCACTTACCCACGCTTTCCCTCCAGGCAGCTACATTACCACCATTGGAGTGGATTTTAAAATCCGGACAGTTGAGATCAATGGAGAGAAGGTGAAACTCCAGATCTGGGACACAGCTGGCCAAGAACGCTTCCGGACTATTACATCAACGTGAGTAACGCTGGCCTTTGTGATGTGGAGCTTTGGGTCTGGATCTCATAGTCCAGAGTTGGAGTTTAGATATTTAAGTGTTGCAGTTGATTAACTCATGATAGCTGTGTGGTCTGTACAGTGAAACTTCTCTCAGCTTTGTCAGAACCAATCATGATGGTGATATTCTAGCAAAGTTTGGAACTAGGATTTCAGAGTTACTCACCGTTCTATGCATTTCTGTGGTGGCTTTGTCTTATTCCTTTGCTGCTGGTTTCCAAATGGTAGAACTGGAGTTATTAGACTGCATATAGTAGCTTGTCTCTGTGCCTGTCCAAGTTTGTCCTCTGATTGAATGCACTGCAGAAGCACAGAGTGCAAACCCTCTGTCAGTGTCATATAACTAATGAACAGCTTGAAGATTGAAGAGTAggatttttcttggttttcctttAGGACAAATGCTTTAGCAGCTATCTTTGTGTGGAGTTCTGCTGAAGCAGACGCCCACATGATATTAACCTTTTCCTTGGTTGGAATTCAGATTCGAACTCATTGTCCTTTTGAACAGCATGTGCAGAGCTTTTCCTGTTCCTGAAGAAACCACACCTAGAGCTGTGGTGGTGGGAACTAAgaataaaatgtgtttgtaaACTGATTGCAGTAAAAATGGACTGCTCAcggggggaagagggaaaagtgCACTTGGAAATGGAACTTTTGTTCCTTGGGTTTTAACCAAAATAATTCTTGAAAGATCCATGTGTTTTACTTGGTCTTTCATGACTCACTTCTCCTTTGGCTCTTATTTGAGAGGAGGATCTTTTTCAGCTGATGAATTGATTAATTTACTTAGACCTGAAAATAATGAGATTGGTTACATCTGTGTTATGTCTAAAGCACTAGAAATGGCAAAGTTGAACGTGATGTGTGCGCCGCCCCTTTCCTCTGCACTCCTATACGGATATTACTGGGTTACTTCCATTGTTTCCTAAGTGTTTAGCTTGAAAAAAAACTCGGTTGCCTCTTGTAGGGTTCCTGTGTGTGACATCACTTCTTGTTGGAGCGCTGCAGGCAGTTTTGGGAAGGAAGTGGTGAGGGGGAggcagctgtgcagtgctgcgGCCCTGTCAGCTGTGACAGGCGAGTCAGAGAGCCCCGATTACTGCTGAGTCAGCAAACGGCCTTCCTGTTTGCAGATTCCCCGGCGCGGCTCGGGCTCGGGAATGAACGCTGGCTCGTGGGGCTGATGCCAGCTAGCTTAGAAAGCCATGGTGTATCCAGCACTGAGCAGGGAATACCAGCAAAGGAGGATTCCTTCTGTCAGTGGGAATAGCTGCGGATCGGACCTTGCACAGTGTTTTATGTAAATTCTTTTCTTGATTAACATTTCAGATAAGCTGAAATGGTTTGAGGGATTTATGCCATGACCTCTTGGAACTCTGCTGCTACTTGcttttgcattgctttttaCCCAAGTGAGGCATGTTTTACTCTGGGGGGATCTAACCTTTTGGGGTTTCTGCCTTAGCATTACTGAATGTTAACTCCATGGTCAGGGAAAAAGATCTGCATTTTTTACAATTCTGTGCAAAGAAGTTCATTGTCCAAGTGCATTTGAAGTGTTGAGGAAAGCTTTGGGAATGCTGGTTATCATGGGCTCCTCTTGCTAGGTTGGTTGGCTGTGCCTGTCTAGTGTTCCTAATCATATCAGGCAATAATAAGAGTTAAATTTTAGAAATGGTTCTGGCTggcttggttttggttttttttttttggtgttttggttttttttggtgtttttttttttttttattcatttattggCAAAGTAGTACTGTAACTGATTTATTTATCCTAAACTGACTGACAAATAAAGTAACCTTGCTTGTTCTTACAAAAGGGCTTGGCTATCAAATCATGGGTGGAGTGTGAGTGCCCTGTCAACAGAATGTAGTAGTCTGCCTAGTCTTTGACTAGATGGAGGTTTAGACTGAAGTTAAGAATATCAAAGGTGTTCCTTCAGTATTACAGTAGGTCAGGGAGTCCCTTTACAGTGAAAGGCAGAGTTCAGATTGATGTTGAGCCAAGCCTGGCAAGCAAGCCTGAAATCAGAGCCCATCTGGTAATTACAGTAACAGGTTGGTAGTGCTGCTGCGTGGACTTAGAACTGCAAAATGCTAGAGGTGATAGGAAGTTAATAGTGGAAAACTGGGAAACATTAAAAGGTTGTAGTAATTTGATTTCACATCACTGTAGCTACAGtcaaaagctgaaaagcagaataaaactGTTAAGGAAGAGAAATCAAGTTGGTCTGGAGTATTCTACAGAAGCTCAAGAAAATGAAACTAGATCAGAATTTCAGACTAGGAAGTATAAAGGCAGCTGGTTTTATTGTCTGTTAAATGTGGAAATACTGGGCTAACTGGTGCCTTctgggaggagaggctgagctgtGTGAATTTGGTTGCCATGGAATGTCATCCAaattaaatttgatttaaattcACCAGGGATTTAGCATGCCAGGATGCAGCTGTATTAGCAGGAATACTTAAAATGCATGAACAGCCAGTCCCTGTACTTGATTTCCTCTTGTAGACAGGACTACTTTGTCCTGATTCAGGACTGTGGGTTTAGGATTCAAGCTTTACATAATGGCTGTCAGATGCCAGCTCAGGATGAATAGTGATAGCAGAGGGACCTTCTGCCATGGTTTCCTGTAGAATAGCATGTTTGAGAGAGGGATAAGATCTTTGAGATGATAGAATTGCTGTGTCTTATAAAGCAGATATGACTAAAAGGCTAGTAGCTAAAAGACTGGTCTGACTGACAATAGATGTGTTCCAAGAACTTGAAAGAAAGATGAGTATGAAACCAGATAATTAGAAGTCTCTGGAAATGGTTAGAATTctaatgaatgaaaaaatgaaggaaatgtgTGCTACATAGTGAAATATGAACAAAGAAGCTGGATTAAACCAGTGCCCTGTCTTTCACATTTAGCAGTTAactgttttcctgaaaaaaaacaacGTATGGGTCTTACTGGACCAACATAGTGTCTCTTTTAAATCTGACTTAGCTACTGCTGTGTTTCATGAAACTGGTTGTTATTACTCCAGATGTTAATATTGGGAAGCAATTGCTAGAGGGAATATGAGAGCTTTCTCACTGGTTTCTTGCAATAGCCAATGCCCCAGTGAGTGGCAAATGTTCCCTCATGTTTCCCAAGGCTGTGTTCAGGGGACTTGAGAGTGGGATGCAGGTGGCTGAAGGACATGTTGAGTTTTGGTAATCCCCAGTTTAATTCTAGTGGTAGAACAAGCAATAAGGTGTTTATTTTAACTTAAATGTTGACTTTCTTAAGCCTTTTCCACACCTAAACTAAATGTAAAGCCTCTAGGTCTAGGGACTTCCAACTATATAGGAGATTATTGGCAAGCATCCAAGGGTCAGGTTTGGTTGTCTTTCACCTCAGGATGAAACTTTAATGGATACTCTTAACGTGAATAACTGGTCtagaatatttgttttctgtatttcacgAAGGTATTTCCACCAGCAGATGCTGGCTTTGGGGTTTGCAGAAGACATGGCAGGGCACTCCCACCACACAGAGGACAGCCAGCATCAGTCTGTGACTGAGAAGCTCAGATTGAGGACTTCAGGTCTCTTCTGCTTTCACTTCTGTGGTCTCCATTTCCCCAAAACTGTGTATGGGAAGGAGATAAGACATTCTTTCCCTTGTGTCAAAGTCTCAACTACCTCTTGGTTGCCAAAAGCACAAAATTTACACCTACTCCTCCCTGAATGCCAAAAGCCCCATCTGTTCTCTACTCGCCAAAGCCCACAACCTGTTATAAAAGCAATTCTGCACTGCATCATTCTGGAAGTTGAAGTATGGGATAGGATaaatcagattttgttttctagtACTGTCCTGCATTTGGGGTTGGAGAAACTTCGCTGTACTTGTTAAGCCTAAAATGTTATCTGGGATGCTTTGCATCCTAGATAATAGCATGCAGAGCATCCTAGAAAATAGCATGACCAgctttttgagaaaaaatgtGTGCTATGAGACTTAAGAGTTTGAGAATAACAGGTAGTCATGGTCTTATCTCTCAGGCTTATCTCTCTTGGTAATGACAGCCAATagagaaaatgacattttagtGTAGATGAGGGGTTGGCAACCTTTCTAGAACGATGTGCCAGACAATTTTCCGTTCCAAAAATAGCAGCAGTGTATGCTGGTAGGCACTCAGCAGGAGTCAGGGGTTGCTGTCTTGCACAAAGGAAGCTATTTCTGATGAGCTGGTTGGCAATATCAGTGGCCCGAGCTCCAAGCCCCTGCAGTGTTCCCATTGCTGTGGTGGTCTCTGCTGCAGGGTCCAGCCCACAGACCCCATCCCAGAAGCAAAATGTGACGGTGCTGACGATGTGTCAGGAGTGGGATCGGTACGTGCAGGCTGCCAGTTTTCCACTCCTCGACATCATATGCTTTGCTTAGAAGAAAATGTAGGTGCGTGGGCAAGGTaggagcagcaggatgctcCGTTGGGCCCCTGGCTGGGCTGACAGGGATGCCAGGCTGGGCTCGGTGTGCACAGCAGAATGAAGCAGCTCTGCGTAGGTGCAGCTGAACCACTGTGCTTCTCCAAGGGCTGAGTGTTGTCTTGGCAAATGCAATGCTCAGTGTTGGGGAGGAAGTGGTAGGTCAGTCTGGGGGCTGCTGAATTAAAAGACTAGTAGGTGATGATATGGGAGAGCTTGAAGACAATTGGTGTATTGTTCAGCTGTGGAGAAATCCAGTGTGTTGGTAGGACTGGGGATCTATCCCTTTCTGATGTTATCACACAAAACAGGATTCATCAAAACCAGTGTGCAGGGCATGCTAGTGTCAGGAGAGGATGGGTTATTTTTGCAACCTGTGGATTCAGGCCATGGAGTACTTTTCCCTCTAAAGGATCCAAGTTATATAATAAAGTTGGGTTGTAATCAAGTAAAGCACAATGCAGTGCTGTAGCAAGTGTTGAAGTTGTTGAAAGAACTAACTGTGAATGGACTAGAATGTTTGAAAGTGCAGGATTTCCTATGGGCTGGCAATAAGTATTTCTTACCTGAGTTAGTTCTTGCCAAGGGATGCAAATGCACAGCATAAATCACTGGTAAAACATGGCATGGGAGAAGTATTTGAGTGTCTTCTGCAAGTGCCCAGATGGGCAGTAGGAGCAGACTGTTCTACTGCTGCAGAGCATCCTGGAGGAGCACTGATAGCCAGGGACCATAGCTGCAGGGGGATCAGGAGAGGAAGATGTGAGCCTCTGGGGCTGATCTGTGCCTCTCTGCAAGTCTGTCTGATGGTGCATGAAGGCAGGTGGCTTCTCTTGTAGAAGGATGATGAGGCTGGAGGTGGGAGGAGACAGTGACTTGCTTAAGCACTTCAGTAGCAAAGTGAGCTGAAGCTTTGAGATCTTCTCAAAGGTGTGTTTGGGTTAGATTCAAAAGCTTTGAGGTTCAAAGGTGGGTTTGCTGAGTTGGAAAAATCAGAGGAGCAGAATGGACATCTCTGAAGTGCAGTGGATGTACTGCAAGAAGTACTTGTGATAAGACAGCAAGGTCTAGGAATGCTGTCACAGTTTAAGGAAATATTCTCGATTTTGTATGCTGGTTTCTtgaatttgttttattaaaaattttaatattgaTCAGAAGAAAgaggatgaaaggaaaagagtAAAGCTACACGTAATATGAAAAATGGATCCTGATGAAGACCTCACTGTTAACTGTTTCCTGTTTCAATTGCCTGATTTGCAATAAGGAATGTACTTAGTAGCCTTGTGATTGTGGCTGAAAACTGAGAAGGTAGAGGTTGCTGGTTTTCTATTTAGCATTTTCGTGGTGCACTTACTGTCTGTCTTTGGTAGCTTCATGCAGGTGATAATGTTGGAACCtgaattcagatatttttcttgcatATCAGACTTGTGCATCATTTTTTAAAGGTGCCAGTTGCCCAAGACTAATGGGAATGAACTGAaataaagcttatttttaatGGCTAAAGGTAGCAGAGTGTATTGAATGCACATATGGAGTCGATCTGTTGAGTAGGAAGGTGTGATCAGAACACAGTCGCTCAACAAGACAGAAATTTTTGAGAGCTCAAGAGAACTGTGGCTGAAGGTTGAGTATATTTGGAGATCTGCTGAAATTTTAGTCTGTAAGTGATTGTTCACAGATAACAGAATTACTGCAAAAACTTGATGTGGCTTATACAGCCCCAAGGATCACATTACAGCCAGTTCTGAGGATGTGCTGGGGGTACCATTGCCTttggtcctgcagctggaagacAGCATTCATCTTTGAAGGTCTTGACAACCTGAACAAGGAAGATTTTAGAAGACTTTGGACTTGGAAACGTATTTGTGTAGAGTGAATGAGCAGGGAGCTCTGTAGCTTtggaggagcagcctgggatcaAGCTGTTATAAAAGAGCTACATGAGTctcaatggaaagaaaatgggatCGCTTGGGTACCATAACTTGAGGATTTGTTGTGAATCCTGTAGAAGCTCAGTGGAAGAGAAGGTGATACCCTGAGTTAACATTTGCTGTCCTTTTGTACCCCACAGGTATTACAGAGGAACACATGGGGTCATTGTTGTCTATGATGTAACGAGCGCAGAATCTTTTGTGAATGTAAAACGGTGGTTGCATGAAATTAATCAAAACTGTGATGATGTCTGCAGGATACTAGGTGGGTAATTAGGGAGTTACAGCATCTTATTTAGTGGGCTGGCCTGCTGAAATACCAAACTgacttttattctctttccttttttagtGGGCAATAAGAATGATGACCCAGACCGAAAAGTGGTAGAAACAGAAGATGCCTATAAATTTGCTGGGCAGATGGAGATCCAATTGTTTGAGACCAGCgccaaagaaaatattaatgtgGAAGAGGTAATATAATATTCAAAAGAGTAGAGATACAATGATTTAGGGATAATGGtatgggaagaaataaaaattccattCTTCCcattgagaaagaaaaagtgcttGTACAAGTTGCAAGTAGTAGGTAAAATGTCAAAAAGAGACATTCAGCTGTTTTTGGAAGAGTTGGGAAAGCAAAATGAAGGAGCCCACACTGCATTTTCAGTAGCTTTGCAGTGCTCATGTATTAAGCAGGAAAGACTTGAGAATGCTTGTAGGAGGTAAGACTGCCCAGGCTTCACTTCTGGCCTCAGTTGCCAAACTGCCCTGGTTTTATTTACTGGTTTGGAAAAAGGGATAGAGGTACTGTTTAGCTTGGGAGTGGGTTGGGAAAAGGTATTGGATTTCCACTTGGGCCGTTCTGGGTTGGGGAAGGTCTCTGAAGCATTATTAAAACATAGAgaaaaggggaatggcttccaagGAGCAGCACCCCACAGGAGCCGGCCTGAGTTCCACGGTGGTCTGAGCCTGCTTGTTTCTCTTGCAGATGTTTAATTGCATTACAGAGCTTGTCCTGcgagcaaagaaagaaaacttagcaaagcagcaacagcagcaacagaacGATGTGGTGAAGCTAACGAAGAACAGTAAAAGGAAGAAGCGGTGCTGCTAatgccccttccctgctgcagagacTCTGCTCTCAGACAGATCAGCCCCTCCAGCTAGACTCGGGCAATTCCACTGGGGCAGGCTTTGGGAGGACTTTCTCAGTTTTGTGCCGttatttaaagattattttttcttcatgttttctatCAAGAGGCGCTGGCACCTTCCCACTGCAGTGCCAAGAAGGTATCGGATGGAATCTTgcccccttctcctcccctgctcATTCCAGTGCGCCTTGTAGACAAGAAGGACGTTGCCTACCAAGTGGACTAATTAACCCAAGAGTTTGTATATAATGTATATTGCTTTAAACAGCCTCGCCTCTCTGTTGTCGCTTTAGCTTCTGCCTTCTTAATGTCAACCAATCATGGACTGCAGAGTtcatctttttaaagaaaaagtttaaaagttcTTAAATTGAGTTGGCCCCGGGCTGGCAGCGACTGCTTCCTGGGGCctccagctgcatttctgttGGGCTCCAGGCTGGCAACTGGTGCCCCTGGGGCCCCTGGCTTCTCCTGGAGTCCCAGGCTTTTCCTGGGGCTCGGGCTGTGTTTTTCTAGGTACCAGGATTGCAGGTGTcgctgctggagcctggggtTTCCTTTCAccagcccctgggctggcagctggagctgctgctggggcctgGAATTTCAGCTTGCCATCATCCAGATTTGTGGCTGGATCCTTGGGTTTCACCTCCTTGTGCTGCAGTCCAGCTGTACCTGTGCTCTCCTGTAGTTTGTATCAAGATACTGGAAAACAAACTGACCTGCAGAAGTGGGATTTGTTTggataaaaccttttttttttttaaacaaagtttaACAACTTTGACCTCTGCTTCTGGTTCTGCCAGTGTCCTAAGTGAGGGTCCATTTCTTTTGAGAAGAACAAAAATCATGTGATTCtgccaaaacccccaaacttctCCTTGTTGCCCTGTCCACAAATAGGCAATCTGAACCTGAATGTGAATTTTGTTGGCAAAGCTTTTGtttttgagagagaaaaggcacgaaaaaaaatccagctcttCTTATTGATGTCTGAATATGAAAGCTGCAGGATCATACCCAGGATTCTTCTGTTAGGAAGGAGGACTGCTGTTTAATGCAAAGAAATGGAAGGCTTGCTTGCTTGGGTTATGCGGTGGTGGAGGATCACACTTGGAAACAAGCTGGGCTTGCTGTGCTCAGCAACATTTTCCTGGCCCTCGTCAGCCTTTCTGGGAAAACAAGGGCTCACTTCCTCAGCCTGAATAGATGTAGTTAAAGGTGGAGAGTGTATGTGTGTGTAACTAAAATATCAAATGTCTGGGCTGAAAGGACATGCTCAGCACCTGAATTCTTgcctaaataataaaaaataattttaccttAAAAGGCATGGAGGATATGTCTTCCTTTAAGGCCTTGAAGGTGGACATACTCCATGTGCCAGTAAGTGGCCCTATGGAATTGCTGGCCTTAGTTTGGTAGGATGTGATTCACCTATGTCCATGAGCTTGGAATCAGCCCCActtctctcccttcctcacCCTTTCCCCAGGAGAGGCTAAATTTTAGTCACTTATTTTGCCTGCATTTTTTTAGATTGTTCAGGTTGTGGTAAGAGCCCTGAGCATACAATCACATCACAGTCAATCACTTTAAAGACTTTTTCTGAAGTGCAAACGATGAATGTGTAACACGTGGGTTTTTAATGGGATCAGGTGCTGGGGATACGTATCCAGCTGCCTTCACCCACCTCTTTTCTTCACATATCCTGCATTGGTAACCCAAGaattgcagtgagctggggtGAGCTCTGGTCATTGTTGAGAGGCTGTGCAAAGCCTTAGGTCACACCAGTCCATCCTGCCTGCTCTCCAGTGTGGAATGTGGTGtgtgctgggaggagctgggccAGTCCCTGGAGCTGTCCTGTGGGGGTTCTTCCCTGCAGATTGAGGGGCCCAGCTGTGTGGCTTTGGGAATCTTGTTGGTAGCTGTGTGCAGATCTAGGAGGGAGTAACTTCATATAGGCAGAAGAACATGTCTGAATTTACTGGAAATGATGCAATAAAATGAGGAAATGGTGCACCCAAGCCTGGAGTGTTCTCTTATATGGAAAAATTGATCTCTGAGTCCAGGTTTTTGTGGCCGTGGTTGGAATTCTATCAATCCAGGTCCAGCTTCCTGGCTTAAAGtgggaatttcttttttttttttccccagagctggctgtAGAGGAGCAGTTACCTCTGCTCTTGCCATCACTGTTCAGTTGGAAGGGGTGGGGACCGTGTCTCTAGTGGTGCTGATGTGAAGTTTCCTAAATGTTGAGCAATGGAATGTCTAACTGGTTTGCTAGGATTATTTCTGTAATGAAAGTTTCTAattatgctttttaaataattttaaaaaactaaaaataaaggTTACAAGCTGCCAAATCTCTTTTTGAGGCTCTGTTTCCTCTGCTGTCCAGCACCTGGAGGTGGAGGGTGGCAAGTCAGgggtgagctctgctgctgtgtgtaaAGGGTTATTTCCTGAGAggggatattaaaaaaaaaaacaacataattAATGCTTTCAAATGTTTAGTTGCTTTTTTAGTTTGAATGACAGAGGAAGGTGGAACGAGTAACTTATTTTTGTGTGAATTGAAATGCCTGTGATTGTGCTGtaatcttttgtttttctgctcaaCAAAAAGTATTGAGTGAGTTTTGAAAGCTCCTCCTCCCGAGGTGACTAAAAAGCATCTGGAGTCTCTCCTCACTTTCTCAGGAAATTACTGTGTGTTTAATTAATCTGTGCAGGAACTGCAGCCGTGGCTGTGCCTTCAGCATCCCCTTGCCCTGCCCAGGTTGCTCCTGGAGAGTGTGATGGAAACCTGCTCTGGGAAGGTGCCTTTGCTGCGTCTGCACCCATCTGGGAGGAGTAGCTGGAGGGGACATGTGGATggtctgagctgcagctgctgccagctgtggatGTGTCACTGTCTGTGTTTGGTGTCTAAATTCCTTCAATTTGAGTCTGCCTCCATACCAGGGCCAGTAAAGGACACAAATGGCTGGAAGGTGGGATGATTTATCCATCTTTAGGTGTTCCTGTGCACCAGGAGATGCAGatgtttcaaatgtttttgCCCTGGCCCCTTCTCTCCTAAGCACACACAGGGGCTTTACCTGGCTGAATTCCATAGGATGATGCAGCACCAAAGATGCTGTTGGGTGTTAAATGACAGTTCAAAAAATGAGCTTGTTTTGCAGCTGAGCACAGTAAAGTGGTGAGAGCTGAGACAGTGTCGTATAAATGATCTGTTTTATTCTGAAGAGAACTATTTACAAAAGAAGTAGAGCATTGTTTTTACTAAAAATATGCCTTTATAGATTTTTATAATATGTATCTTATAAAAACCATACATTTATTTACATGACTGCTACATA
It contains:
- the RAB35 gene encoding ras-related protein Rab-35, with the translated sequence MARDYDHLFKLLIIGDSGVGKSSLLLRFADNTFSGSYITTIGVDFKIRTVEINGEKVKLQIWDTAGQERFRTITSTYYRGTHGVIVVYDVTSAESFVNVKRWLHEINQNCDDVCRILVGNKNDDPDRKVVETEDAYKFAGQMEIQLFETSAKENINVEEMFNCITELVLRAKKENLAKQQQQQQNDVVKLTKNSKRKKRCC